ACACTATGTACTAGATCTATGGTTTGAAAAGAAAGTAAAACAAGAATCTAAGGGGTATATGGAGCTAGTCAGGTACGCAGATGACCTTCTGGTGTGCTGTGAAAGTGAGGAAGACGCTAAAGAATTTCTAGAATCATTGAAACAAAGATTAGCCAAGTTTGGTTTGGAAATATCTGAAAATAAAACAAAAATAGTAAAGTTTGGTAAGAAAGAATGGTATCAAGCAGAAAGAGAGAAACGAAAGACGGAAAGCTTTAATTTTCTGGGATTTACACATTATTGTGGGAAAAGTCGAAATGGCAGACTTATGATGAAGCAGAAAACTTCAAAAATAAGCCTAGCCAGAAAGATTAAAGAAATCAAAGAGTGGTTGAAAGCGGTTCGGAATCTTATTCGTCTCAAAGACTGGTGGCAAATACTCAAAGCCAAACTAAGAGGACACTATAACTACTTCGGGATTAGCGGAAATTATCGATGGCTCAATAAGTTTAATTGGGCAGTAAAGAAGCTAACGTTTAAGTGGATAAACCGACGTAGCCAGAAAAAGAGCATGAATTGGGAACAATTTATGCATTATACACAAGTCAATCCACCACCAAAACCAAAAATATGTTTTTCCTTATATACACAGGAGGTATGTCGTGAACGCTAATATTGTGGAGCCGTGTGCGGGAAAGCTGCATGCACGGTTCTTGTGGGGGAGTTATAGAAGCAAAACTCAATCAAGGGGGATAGGACTATGACTTCTACCGAAC
The nucleotide sequence above comes from Wolbachia endosymbiont of Oedothorax gibbosus. Encoded proteins:
- a CDS encoding reverse transcriptase domain-containing protein, whose product is MSPVLANIYLHYVLDLWFEKKVKQESKGYMELVRYADDLLVCCESEEDAKEFLESLKQRLAKFGLEISENKTKIVKFGKKEWYQAEREKRKTESFNFLGFTHYCGKSRNGRLMMKQKTSKISLARKIKEIKEWLKAVRNLIRLKDWWQILKAKLRGHYNYFGISGNYRWLNKFNWAVKKLTFKWINRRSQKKSMNWEQFMHYTQVNPPPKPKICFSLYTQEVCRER